A stretch of the Pan troglodytes isolate AG18354 chromosome 20, NHGRI_mPanTro3-v2.0_pri, whole genome shotgun sequence genome encodes the following:
- the ZNF566 gene encoding zinc finger protein 566 isoform X3 gives MLECSGVISAHCNLRLPGSSNSSASASRVSGTTVLESRCETKKLFLKKEIYEIESTQWEIMEKLTRHDFQCSSFRDDWECNRQFKKELGSQGGHFNQLVFTHEDLPTLSHHPSFTLQQIINSKKKFCASKEYRKTFRHGSQFATHEIIHTTEKPYECKECGKSFRHPSRLTHHQKIHTGKKPFECKECGKTFICGSDLTRHHRIHTGEKPYECKECGKAFSSGSNFTRHQRIHTGEKPYECKECGKAFSSGSNFTQHQRIHTGEKPYECKECGNAFSQSSQLIKHQRIHTGEKPYECKECEKAFRSGSDLTRHQRIHTGEKPYECKICGKAYSQSSQLISHHRIHTSEKPYEYRECGKNFNYDPQLIQHQNLYW, from the coding sequence tcctgGAATCAAGATGTGAGACCAAGAAATTAtttctgaagaaagaaatttatgaaatagaatcaacccagTGGGAAATAATGGAAAAACTCACAAGACATGATTTTCAGTGCTCCAGTTTCAGAGATGACTGGGAATGTAATAGGCAGTTTAAGAAAGAACTCGGCTCTCAGGGGGGACATTTCAATCAATTGGTATTCACTCATGAAGATCTGCCCACTTTGAGTCACCATCCATCCTTTACATTACAGCAAATCATTAACagtaaaaagaaattctgtgcATCTAAAGAATATAGGAAAACCTTTAGACATGGCTCACAGTTTGCCACACATGAGATAATTCATACCACTGAGAagccctatgaatgtaaggaatgtggaaagTCCTTTAGACATCCCTCAAGACTCACTCATCATCAGAAAATTCATACTGGCAAGAAACCCtttgaatgtaaggaatgtggaaaaACCTTTATTTGTGGCTCAGACCTTACTCGACATCACAGAAttcacactggtgagaaaccctatgaatgtaaggagtgtgggaaagcctttagtaGTGGTTCAAACTTCACTcgacatcagagaattcacacagGTGAGAAGCCTTATGAATGCAAAGAATGCGGGAAGGCCTTTAGTAGTGGCTCAAACTTTACtcaacatcagagaattcatactggggaaaaaccctatgaatgtaaggaatgtggcaaTGCCTTTAGTCAGAGCTCACAACTTATTAAACATCAAAGAATCCATACAGGTGAGAAACCTTACGAATGTAAGGAATGTGAAAAGGCTTTTCGTTCTGGCTCAGACCTTACTagacatcagagaattcatactggggagaaaccctatgaatgtaagatATGTGGGAAGGCTTATTCTCAGAGTTCACAGCTTATCAGTCATCATAGAATTCATACTagtgagaaaccctatgaatatAGGGAATGTGGAAAGAACTTTAATTATGACCCACAACTTATTCAGCATCAAAATTTGTACTGGTGA